The Lytechinus pictus isolate F3 Inbred chromosome 10, Lp3.0, whole genome shotgun sequence genome includes a window with the following:
- the LOC129268967 gene encoding 3-phosphoinositide-dependent protein kinase 1-like, translating to MSYDSLEYRDLKPENILLNEKMHIQITDFGTAKIIGTDDKKDGSSRANSFVGTAQYVSPELLTEKSATKSSDLWALGCIVYQLQAGLPPFRASNEYMIFQKIIKLEYDFPDGFSQTARDLVSKLLVIDPLKRLGCDECGGYPALKAHPFLDDVDWDNLHEQKAPVLKPCTVVDGEEIHSEYYVDDFDLELNPTSLSEYLKRIETHDRAHSPTRDNKYVVDFTPGERKQRLERQRKENKWHRFVEGNLILKNGWVDKRKGLFARRRMLLLTEGPHLYYVDPENMVLKGEIPWSPQLKVEAKNFKTYFVHTPNRTYYLIDPESDAVEWCQAIKEMYRHTYQKSI from the exons AGACCTGAAACCGGAAAATATTCTTCTCAATGAGAAGATGCACATACAAATCACAGACTTTGGAACAGCCAAGATTATAGGGACTGATGATAAGAAGGATGGGTCAT cTCGTGCAAATTCATTTGTTGGTACTGCTCAATATGTGTCCCCGGAGCTACTCACTGAAAAATCTGCAACGAAAAG CTCGGACCTCTGGGCTCTTGGCTGCATAGTGTATCAACTACAAGCAGGGCTACCTCCATTTAGAGCAAG CAATGAGTATATGATATTCCAGAAAATAATCAAGTTAGAGTATGACTTTCCAGATGGGTTCTCTCAGACAGCACGGGACTTGGTCTCAAAACTTCTT GTTATTGATCCGCTCAAAAGATTAGGCTGTGACGAGTGTGGCGGGTACCCTGCCCTGAAGGCACATCCATTCTTAGATGACGTGGACTGGGACAATCTCCACGAGCAGAAGGCACCTGTACTCAAACCATGCACAGTGGTCGATGGGGAAGAGATCCATAGCGAGTACTAT GTTGATGATTTTGACTTGGAGTTGAACCCTACCAGCTTAAGTGAGTACCTGAAGAGGATCGAGACGCACGACCGCGCCCATAGTCCTACCAGGGATAACAAATATGTTGTAGATTTTACCCCGGGAGAACGCAAGCAGAGACTGGAGAGGCAACGGAAGGAGAACAAATGGCACCGGTTTGTGGAAGGCAATCTCATACTCAAGAATGGCTGGGTGGATAAGAGGAAG GGTTTGTTTGCCAGGAGGAGAATGTTACTACTAACGGAAGGCCCCCACTTGTATTATGTAGATCCTGAAAATATGGTCCTCAAGGGAGAAATACCATG GTCACCGCAACTGAAAGTAGAAGCTAAGAATTTCAAGACATATTTTGTGCATACA cCAAATCGGACATACTACCTTATTGACCCAGAGAGTGATGCAGTTGAGTGGTGTCAAGCAATCAAAGAGATGTACAGACATACGTACCAAAAGTCTATTTAA